The genomic DNA GTGATCATCGCGGTGACGACGGTGCCGAGGTTACGCAACCGGATCTCCTTGCTCGAGGTGAAATTGATCGTGTACGGCCTGTTCGGCGCGCGCCGCGTCGGCGGCCGGGACTAGGATCGAAACGGTAATGTTGCTATCGGTGCAATGAATGATCTCGATATCGACGCTCGAGAGCGCGCGCACGATGCGGTGAATGACGCCGGGTTCGTAACGCATGCCCGCGCCGACGACCGAGAGCTTCGAGCAGCCCTCGCGTACGCGCACCGCCAAATTGAGATCTCCCAGGAGTTGGCGGATCTCGTTTCCGCGATCGCCCTCGACAACGAAACACACGCCGGCCTGATTGATCGTCACCTGGTCGACCGAGATCTCCGCCTGGGCGATGCGAGCGAACATCTGCAGCTCCACCTGCATGCGTCGTTCGCGATCTTCAATGTCGCCGCGAATCACGCGAATCCAGGTGACGCGCCCGGAAGCCGTGACGCCGGTCACCGGCCGCTCGCGTTCGAACGTGTCGTCGACGAGCGTGCCGAGGTCGGTGCTTAAGCCCTTGATCGAGTACGGCGTCTGCATGCGGCGCGCGTAGTCTGCCGCTTTGTGATGCATCACCTTCGCGCCGTGTTCCGCAAGTTCGGTCATCTCATCGAGGCTGGCGCGCGCGATGGTGTGCGCGCCGTCGATCCGCCGGGGATCGCCCGTCATCGCGCCGCTGACGTCGGTATAGATGTCCACCCGCGCCGCACCGAGCGCATGCCCGAGCGCGATCGCGGTAAGATCCGTACCGCCGCGGCCGAGGGTCGTGATTTCGCCGCGTTCGCTCACGCCCTGGAAGCCGGCGACGACCGGCACCACGCCGCTCTCGATCGCGGCCAGAATGCGATGCGGCTCGACGCGCAGGATGCGCGCATCGCCGAACGCTTCGTTCGTGATGATGCCGGCCTGTTCGCCCGAGAACGCCATCGCCGCGACGCCCGCCGCATCGAGCATGGCGGCAAAGACGGTCGCGGCGATCAATTCGCCGCAGGCCAGCAGCGCGTCGGTATTGCGCGTGCCGGGCGCGCCGCCGCCGAGCCCTAAAAGCGTGTCGGTGGCATACGGTTCGGGCGCGCGGCCCATCGCCGAAACGACCGCGACGGGAGCAAAGCCGCGCTCCGCAGCTTCTCTGACACGCAGGATCGCGATATCGCGCAGCGCCGCCGTGGCGACCGACGTGCCGCCGAACTTCAACACTGCGGCGTTACGCGAACTCACCTTCGCACCAGACCGCGCGCGAGCAATAGCTCGAAAATCTGCACTCCGTTGGTCGCTGCGCCCTTGCGTAGCTGATCGCCTACGACCCACATCGCGAAGTGCCGTCCGCGGCCGGCGGGCGCATCGGCGTCTTCGGCCCGAAGGCGGGCCACGTGGACCAGATCGGTGCCTTCGACCTC from Candidatus Baltobacteraceae bacterium includes the following:
- a CDS encoding aspartate kinase, with the protein product MSSRNAAVLKFGGTSVATAALRDIAILRVREAAERGFAPVAVVSAMGRAPEPYATDTLLGLGGGAPGTRNTDALLACGELIAATVFAAMLDAAGVAAMAFSGEQAGIITNEAFGDARILRVEPHRILAAIESGVVPVVAGFQGVSERGEITTLGRGGTDLTAIALGHALGAARVDIYTDVSGAMTGDPRRIDGAHTIARASLDEMTELAEHGAKVMHHKAADYARRMQTPYSIKGLSTDLGTLVDDTFERERPVTGVTASGRVTWIRVIRGDIEDRERRMQVELQMFARIAQAEISVDQVTINQAGVCFVVEGDRGNEIRQLLGDLNLAVRVREGCSKLSVVGAGMRYEPGVIHRIVRALSSVDIEIIHCTDSNITVSILVPAADAARAEQAVHDQFHLEQGDPVA